In the Clostridium sp. 'White wine YQ' genome, GATCATCCATATAAATAGATATTTGTTGACCTAAGTATTTTTGTGTTGCATCGGCAAACTTCTGTTTACCTTCCTCATTAAGTTCTAGCCCAATTACAGGTTGATTTGCATTTTGTTGATCTGTATATACTGTAGCTTTTTTCACATCTTTACCTGTAAGGATTACGTCTTTTGATTGGTTTGGAGCTATAAATTTTAATTCTCCTGTTTTATTTAAACTATCAACTATTGTCTTAGAATCATACTGACCTGGAATATCTATTCTGATTCTCTTTTCCCCTTCAGTTGTAACAACTGTTTCAGATACTCCAACCTTATTAACTCTTAAGGATAACATCTCTTTTGTCTTATCTCTGTCATCAGCAGAAACCTTATCTTCTTGCATTTCCATTAATACGGAAACTCCGCCTTGCAAATCTAAGCCTTTAGTTATAGCCTTATCAAAACTTTTATATTCCCAACCAAAAATTTTCGCACCAAAAAATCCTATATAGGTAAATAAAAATATAAAACCAACAAGCAATATAAATAATATTGTATTTCTACCTTTTGTTTTCATTTTTCTCCCCCTCAGTTTTTTTCATAATACCGTCGTATTATACATAATATAATTATATTTCTATAGAGAGCTTCATGTCAATAAATCCCATTTAAACTTTTGAAGTCATTGCTTTTAATGCTATAGCACATTCAATTCTCTTCTTTTGCATCTCACAACCAATTTCATAAGGAACATGTATATCTCCATTGAAATTAAAGTTATTTGCTTGACAACCTCCGCTGCAATAGAATCTAGCCCAGCAATTTTTACATACAGGTTTTCTATATATATTTGCTTTTTTAAATTCTGATGCTAGTTTAGTGTCTAAATCCCCATCTTCTATATTTCCTAGTAAGAAATCTTTATTTCCTACAAATTGATGACAAGGATAAACTTCTCCATCAGGAGTAATTGCTACATATTCAAATCCTGCACCACATCCAGAGATTCTCTTGTATACGCATGGTCCGCCATTTAAATCTATATTAAAGTGATAGAATTTAAATGAATCTCCTTCATTGTGTCTTCTAAGCATCTCTTTATATAAAAGGTCATATTGTTCAAATATCTTAGATAAGTCTTCTCTTCTTAATGAAAGTAAATTATCATCAGGTAAAACTACTGGCTCAACGGAAATTTCTCTAAAACCTTCATTTACAAGTGACATAACGTCATTAAAGAAATCAGTATTATTTCTAGTAAAGGTACCCCTTACATAATATTGTTTTGACTTATCTCTTCTATCTACCATTTCTTTTATCTTTGGTAATATTCTTGAATAACTTCCAGATCCATCTTTCCTTATTCTTACCGCATCATTTACTTCTTCTCTACCATCAATTGATAATATTATGTTCCCCATATTTTTATCCAAATATTCCATAATTTCATCATTTAATAAAGTAGCGTTTGTAGTCATAGTGAATCTGATATTTTTATTAAATATTTTTTCTTGTTCTCTAGCATAATCTACAATTTCTTTTATTGTATCAAATACCATCAGCGGCTCTCCGCCAAATAAATCTACTTCTATATTTTTTCTTGGTCCAGATTTCTTAATAACAAAGTCAATTGCCTTCTTACCAATTTCAGGACTCATAGGTTTTCTATGCCCTTTATATTCACCTTCTTCAGCAAAGCAATATTTACATTTTAAGTTACAATCATGAACTACATTTAAACATAGAGCTTTTATATAGTCATCTTGATCATCTTTTAAAGCAATATCTTCATAGTAATCCTTAGTATAAAGAAGCTCTTCTTTAACTAATTCTTCCAAGTCCTCATATGCCTCTCTTATTTCTTCTTCTGAATATGTCCCCTGGAACTTTGCTATAACCTCTTCTACTGGGGCTAATTTATCTACATCAATTAACAAATCGTAAATCAGCTTGTCTATAATATGAAGACTACCTGAATTAACATCTATTAAATAATATTCGCCATCTTGAGTAAATTTATGAATCAAACTCAATTTTTTTCCTCCTTACTGAAATATGGCAGTAACTAAGTTACTGCCACCTACTTTGTTTTATTAGTTTTCACAAGCTAAGTTAGCAACTGTACAAGAAGTCTTACATGCTGATTGGCATGAATTTGCACATTCCTTACAGCCTGGTTTGCATAAGCTATTCTTTAAGTTTGAACTATTAATTGTTTTAATATGTTTCACGTCGTACGCCTCCATTCCGATACAATTACTAGTTGATTATAACACATTTTAATTGCATTATAAAGAATTTTTATATATTTATTCCAAGCATGCCAGATAATATACCTATTGCCATGGCAAAAAATAGTCTATATACGTCAAAAGATACAAATTCTA is a window encoding:
- the scfB gene encoding thioether cross-link-forming SCIFF peptide maturase; the protein is MSLIHKFTQDGEYYLIDVNSGSLHIIDKLIYDLLIDVDKLAPVEEVIAKFQGTYSEEEIREAYEDLEELVKEELLYTKDYYEDIALKDDQDDYIKALCLNVVHDCNLKCKYCFAEEGEYKGHRKPMSPEIGKKAIDFVIKKSGPRKNIEVDLFGGEPLMVFDTIKEIVDYAREQEKIFNKNIRFTMTTNATLLNDEIMEYLDKNMGNIILSIDGREEVNDAVRIRKDGSGSYSRILPKIKEMVDRRDKSKQYYVRGTFTRNNTDFFNDVMSLVNEGFREISVEPVVLPDDNLLSLRREDLSKIFEQYDLLYKEMLRRHNEGDSFKFYHFNIDLNGGPCVYKRISGCGAGFEYVAITPDGEVYPCHQFVGNKDFLLGNIEDGDLDTKLASEFKKANIYRKPVCKNCWARFYCSGGCQANNFNFNGDIHVPYEIGCEMQKKRIECAIALKAMTSKV
- the scfA gene encoding six-cysteine ranthipeptide SCIFF, coding for MKHIKTINSSNLKNSLCKPGCKECANSCQSACKTSCTVANLACEN